A genomic window from Halorubrum lacusprofundi ATCC 49239 includes:
- a CDS encoding 30S ribosomal protein S13: MSTEESQDDSPEEEEDLQYFVRIGGADLDGTKTVERSLSELDGIGTRTARLVAEKADVDRNATFGLLDEDDLDAVVDIAENLEDHVPSWMTNRQNDFYSGETTHLVGTDVSEKRRHDINRMKIIESYKGVRHKRGQKVRGQRTKSTGRSEGTIGVNVEEIREEMAEEEAAGDEE, encoded by the coding sequence ATGAGCACGGAAGAATCACAGGACGACTCACCGGAGGAGGAGGAAGACCTCCAGTACTTCGTCCGGATCGGGGGCGCTGACCTCGACGGGACGAAGACGGTCGAGCGAAGCCTGTCCGAACTCGACGGCATCGGCACGCGCACGGCGCGGCTGGTCGCCGAGAAGGCCGACGTGGACCGAAACGCCACGTTCGGGCTCCTCGACGAGGATGACCTCGACGCGGTGGTTGACATCGCCGAGAACCTCGAAGACCACGTCCCGTCGTGGATGACGAACAGACAGAACGACTTCTACTCCGGAGAGACGACGCACCTCGTCGGCACCGACGTCAGCGAGAAGCGTCGCCACGACATCAACCGGATGAAGATCATCGAATCGTATAAAGGCGTTCGCCACAAGCGCGGCCAGAAGGTACGCGGCCAGCGCACGAAGTCCACGGGACGGTCCGAGGGCACCATTGGCGTCAACGTCGAGGAGATCCGCGAGGAGATGGCGGAAGAAGAAGCAGCGGGTGACGAGGAATGA
- a CDS encoding DNA-directed RNA polymerase subunit D, which translates to MTEDDFDVQYVERDDRSARVLIRGLTPAFANGIRRAMIADVPTFSIDTVRFVENSSVMFDEMIGLRLGLIPLKTPLDDFEVGDEVTLALDVEGPATAYSGDIESADPLVEVADDNIPIIELKEGQRLEFEADAVLDTGKEHAKHQGGVSVGYRHLQRVSVEGDLGEFDDDEPRILRGVIETPDGEIELTDEFDNDLSERFPGKEVSVEDVPGAFVFHIETDGSFSVEELLLRAIDSIEERADELQTKVAV; encoded by the coding sequence ATGACGGAAGACGACTTCGACGTCCAGTACGTCGAACGGGACGATCGCAGCGCGCGGGTGCTGATCCGCGGGCTCACCCCGGCGTTCGCGAACGGCATCCGCCGCGCGATGATCGCCGACGTCCCGACGTTCTCGATAGACACCGTCAGGTTCGTCGAGAACTCCTCCGTCATGTTCGACGAGATGATCGGGCTTCGACTGGGGCTCATTCCCCTGAAGACGCCGCTCGACGACTTCGAGGTCGGCGACGAGGTCACTCTCGCGCTCGACGTCGAGGGTCCGGCGACGGCGTACTCCGGCGACATCGAGAGCGCGGACCCGCTCGTCGAGGTCGCCGACGACAATATCCCGATCATCGAGCTGAAGGAGGGACAGCGACTGGAGTTCGAGGCCGACGCAGTGCTCGACACCGGTAAGGAGCACGCCAAACATCAGGGCGGCGTCTCCGTCGGCTACCGCCACCTCCAGCGCGTCTCGGTCGAGGGCGACCTCGGCGAGTTCGACGACGACGAGCCGCGGATCCTCCGCGGGGTTATCGAGACACCCGACGGGGAAATCGAACTTACCGACGAGTTCGACAACGATCTCTCGGAGCGGTTCCCCGGGAAAGAAGTCAGCGTCGAGGATGTCCCCGGCGCGTTCGTGTTCCACATCGAGACGGACGGTTCGTTCAGCGTCGAGGAACTGCTGCTCCGCGCCATCGACTCCATCGAGGAGCGCGCGGACGAACTACAGACGAAAGTCGCGGTCTAA
- a CDS encoding 30S ribosomal protein S4, giving the protein MSTGKNTKGYETPNHPYQGERIAEESDLLSRYGLKNKEEFWRAQSELRSMRREARRLLGEAQGDVDVAQEAGAEFVARLRRIGILGDNDDISAVLSLDVTDLLERRLQTVAYRQGFASSTQQARQFIVHGHITVDGARVTRPSVKVDVDDEGAIAFDENSPLADDLHPERAESQE; this is encoded by the coding sequence ATGAGCACCGGGAAAAACACCAAGGGCTACGAGACGCCGAACCACCCGTACCAGGGCGAGCGCATCGCCGAGGAGTCCGATCTCCTCTCACGGTACGGTCTGAAGAACAAAGAGGAGTTCTGGCGCGCTCAGTCCGAGCTGCGTAGCATGCGCCGCGAGGCGCGTCGCCTGCTCGGCGAGGCCCAGGGTGACGTCGACGTCGCTCAGGAGGCCGGCGCAGAGTTCGTCGCACGGCTCCGCCGGATCGGTATCCTCGGCGACAACGACGATATCTCCGCGGTCCTCTCACTGGACGTGACCGACCTGCTCGAGCGCCGTCTCCAGACGGTCGCCTACCGACAGGGGTTCGCGTCCTCGACTCAGCAGGCCCGACAGTTCATCGTTCACGGCCACATCACCGTCGACGGCGCCCGCGTCACGCGCCCGTCGGTGAAGGTCGACGTGGACGACGAAGGCGCAATCGCCTTCGACGAGAACAGCCCGCTCGCGGACGATCTCCACCCCGAGCGCGCGGAGTCACAGGAGTAA
- a CDS encoding 30S ribosomal protein S11: MSESEDGKWGIAHVYASFNNTLITVTDETGAETIAKSSGGTVVKQNRDEASPYAAMQMAEVVAERVKDAGLEGVHVRVRGPGGNLNKSTGPGAQATIRALSRAGVEIGRIEDVTPIPHDGTKAPKNKRV; this comes from the coding sequence ATGAGTGAATCCGAGGACGGAAAGTGGGGCATCGCCCACGTGTACGCGTCGTTCAACAACACGCTCATCACGGTCACCGACGAGACGGGCGCCGAGACGATCGCCAAATCGTCCGGCGGCACCGTGGTGAAGCAGAACCGCGACGAGGCGTCGCCGTACGCCGCCATGCAGATGGCGGAAGTCGTCGCCGAGCGCGTCAAGGACGCCGGCTTAGAGGGCGTGCACGTTCGCGTGCGCGGTCCCGGCGGCAACCTCAACAAGTCCACCGGTCCCGGTGCGCAGGCGACGATCCGCGCGCTCTCGCGTGCGGGCGTCGAGATCGGTCGGATCGAAGACGTCACGCCCATCCCGCACGACGGGACGAAGGCGCCAAAGAACAAGCGAGTCTGA